CTTCTCTGAGCCATGAGACACAAACCCATTGCTTGGGTGAGGAGGCTGGGGCCTATGGCTGCGCTCAGTGGTGGTGCTGGGCTGCGAGCAAGGGGAGCACCCAGGCTGGACCCTGTCTGCCCTTTCCTGCCCAACCTCCCCTCCAATCCGTTCTGACCCACAGCAGGTTGAGTGCTTGGGCTGGGTGAGGTGGGCAGACGGGGAAAGAGCTGGGCAGTGCCTACTCTGGCCAGGACCCTGGGTGGTAGACAGCCTGAGCCCCAGCAGGAGACCCTCATTCCCACCTCTTGGCCAAATGGAGAGGGAGGGCTGGGAGAAGCCTGGTAGAAAGCAGAGGGAGATTTTCAGGGGGCTGGAGGGTAGGGAAGATGCCCCCTTGctcaggaggaaagagaaatgacCTCTGAGGAACGGAAGGGGAGAGTCGGGGAGATCCTGGGGGGCCTGTTGACCACCTACCTGGCTCTCCTGTCCAGTTGGGGTTTGGTTGAGTGAAAGCTCTAGATCATGAGTCTGGATTCCAGGTCTCAGAACCAGTTCTGACTCCCCGTTCTGAGTCAAAGGCTGGGCCTCAGACCTGAGTCCAAGTTCCCTGTGGGCCTTGGAGGTGGGATGGGCACTGGGCAGAGAAACAGGAACCTCCCTGGAGGGCTGGGAGCCCTGCGGGAGAcccggggggtggggcaggagaggtggagctggggccgtgccctcacacggtgCCCACCCCACAGGGCCCCTGCCGTGCCCGGCACCCTCTTTCTCTCCTGGTGCAGGCGGTGGCACTGGCTGCAGCCCTGGCCCAGGGCACCCTGCCTGCTTTCCTGCCCTGTGAACTCCAGCCCCATGGCCTGGTGAACTGCAACTGGTTGTTCCTGAAGTCCGTGCCACACTTCTCGGCCGCAGCACCCCGGGCCAATGTCACCAGCCTCTCTTTGCTCTCCAACCGCATCCACCACCTGCATGACTCCGACTTCGCCCACCTGTCCAGCCTGCGGATCCTCAACCTCAAGTGGAACTGCCCGCCGACCGGCCTCAGCCCCATGCACTTCCCCTGCCACATGACCATCGAGCCCAACACCTTCCTGGCCGTGCCCACCCTCGAGGAGCTGCACCTGAGCTACAACGGCATCACGACCGTGCCCGCCCTGCCCAGGTCCCTCGTGTCCCTGTCGCTGAGCCACACTAACATCCTGGTGCTAGACCCCACCCACTTCGCCGGCCTACACGCCCTGCGCTTTCTGTACATGGACGGCAACTGCTACTACAAGAACCCCTGCCACCGGACACTGGAGGTGGCCCCGGGCGCCCTCCTTGGCCTGGGCAACCTCACGCACCTGTCGCTCAAGTACAACAACCTCACGGAGGTGCCCCGCCTTCTGCCCCCCAGCCTGGAGACCCTGCTGTTGTCCTATAACCACATTGTCACCCTGGCGCCCGAGGACCTGGCCAATCTGACCGCCCTGCGCGTGCTCGACGTGGGTGGGAACTGCCGCCGCTGTGACCATGCCCGCAACCCCTGCATGGAGTGTCCGAAGCACTTCCCCAAGCTGCACCCTGACACCTTCAGCCACCTGAGCCGCCTCGAAGGCCTGGTGTTGAAGGACAGTTCTCTCTACAGACTGGACAACAGATGGTTCCGTGGCCTGGGCAGGCTCCAAGTGCTAGACCTGAGTGAGAACTTCCTCTATGATTGCATCACCAAGACCACGGCCTTCCGGGGCCTGGCCCGGCTGCGCAGCCTCAACCTGTCCTTCAATTACCACAAGAAGGTGTCCTTCGCCCACCTGCACCTGGCGCCCTCCTTCAGGGACCTGCTCTCCCTGAAGGAGCTAGACATGCACGGCATCTTCTTCCGCTCACTCAGCGAGACCACGCTTCAGCCGCTGACACACCTGCCCATGCTACAGATTCTGCGTCTGCAGATGAACTTCATCAACCAGGCCCAGCTCAGCATCTTCGGGGCCTTCCCGGGCCTGCTCTACGTGGACCTGTCGGACAACCGCATCAGTGGAGCTGCAAGGCCGGCAGCCACCTTGGGGGAGGCGGACAGTGGGCCGAAGATCTGGCTGCCGTCCAGGGACCTCGCTCCAGGCCCACTGGACACCCTCAGCTTGGAGGACTTCATGCTAAGCTGCAAGAACTCCAGCTTCACCTTGGACCTATCACGGAACAACCTGGTGACGATCCAGCCAGAGATGTTTGCCCGCCTCTCGCGCCTCCAGTGCCTGCGCCTGAGCCACAACAGCATCTCGCAGGCGGTCAATGGCTCCCAGTTCGTGCCGCTGACCAGCCTGCGGGTGCTGGACCTGTCCCACAACAAGCTGGACCTGTACCATGGGAGCTCGTTCACGGAGCTGCCGCGACTGGAGGCACTGGACCTCAGCTACAACAGCCAGCCTTTCAGCATGCAGGGCGTGGGCCACAATCTCAGCTTCGTGGCCCAGCTGCGCTCCCTGCGCTACCTCAGCCTGGCGCACAACGACATCCGTAGCCGTGTGTCCCAGCAGCTCTGCAGCGCCTCGCTGCAGGCCCTGGATTTCAGTGGCAATGCCCTGAGCCAGATGTGGGCTGAGGGAGACCTCTATCTCCGCTTCTTCCAAGGCCTGAGAAGCCTGGTCCTGCTGGACCTGTCCCAGAACCGCCTGCATACCCTCCTGCCATGCACCCTGGACAACCTCCCCAAGAGCCTGAAGCTGCTGCATCTCCGTGACAATAACCTGGGCTTCTTCAACTGGAGCAGCCTGGACCTCCTGCCCCAGCTGGAAACACTGGACCTGGCGGGAAACCAGCTGAAGGCCCTGAGCAATGGCAGCCTGCCGTCTGGTACCCGGATCCGGAAGTTGGACCTCAGCGGCAACAGCATCGGCTTCGTGACCCCTGGCTTCTTTGTGCTCGCCAAGCGGCTGGAAGAGCTCAACCTCAGTGCCAACGCCCTCAAGACGGTGGAGCCCTCCTGGTTTGGCTCCGTAGCGGGCACCCTGAAAATCCTAGACGTGAGCACCAACCCGTTGCACTGCGCCTGTGGGGCGGCCTTCGTGGACTTCCTGCTGGAGGTGCAGGCTGCCGTGCCCGGGCTGCCCAGCCGAGTCAAGTGTGGCAGTCCGCGCCAGCTCCAGGGCCGCAGCATCTTCGCACAGGACCTGCGCCTCTGCCTGGACGAGGCCCTCTCCTGggactgttttggcctctccctgATGGTGGTGGCCCTGGGCCTGGCTGTGCCCATGCTGCACCACCTCTGCGGCTGGGACCTCTGGTACTGCTTCCACCTGTGCCTGGCCTGGCTGCCCCGGTGGGGGCAGCGGCGGGGCGCAGACGCCCTGTTCTACGATGCCTTCGTGGTCTTCGACAAGGCACAGAGCGCAGTGGCCGACTGGGTGTACAACGAGCTGCGGGTGCAGCTGGAGGAGCGCCGTGGGCGCCGGGCACTCCGCCTGTGCCTGGAGGAGCGTGACTGGCTACCTGGCAAGACGCTCTTTGAGAACCTGTGGGCCTCGGTCTACAGCAGCCGCAAGACCCTGTTTGTGCTGGCCCACACGGACCGGGTCAGCGGCCTCTTGCGTGCCAGCTTCCTGCTGGCCCAGCAGCGCCTGCTGGAGGACCGCAAGGACGTCGTGGTGCTGGTGATCCTGCGCCCCGAAGCCTACCGCTCCCGCTACGTGCGGCTGCGCCAGCGCCTGTGCCGCCAGAGCGTCCTCCTCTGGCCCCACCAGCCCAGTGGCCAGGGCAGCTTCTGGGCCCAGCTGGGCACAGCCCTGACCAGGGACAACCGCCATTTCTACAACCGGAACTTCTGCCGGGGCCCCACGACAGCCGAATAGCACAGAGCAACAGCCAGCGTGCCTCATCGCCCCACCTCTACTTGCCCCTCCGCCCGGGATGCCCCAACCTGCCTTGCTCTGTGAGACCACtgctctgcctccccctccccccagccccctggcatatagcaggcacttaataaatgctacCGGAGGGCCAACCCCTAACCCTGAGCTCACTGGAGGTGTGAGtgggaggaaaaggggagaattCTCCAGGCCTTCCTAAAATGAAGGGGAGCAAGAGGTGATTTGGGGGTAATTGTCATGGAGAAAAAGGGAGGGCCCACGGGGCATGGGTCCGCAGGGGAGGGAAGATGCTAAGGGCAATTGTGTTCACTGGCATCTTTTCAGGGGAGTCTGAGGAAGGTCACCGAGTGCGGCCTTGGTCTTTCCCAGAGAGCAGGCTGGGTCTTCTGCCCCTGTCAACCCCTCCCCAGATGCCCAGGCCTACCGAGCTCAGCATTCCTCTGGAACTGGTCTCAGGATCTGCCTCCCTCACCAGATGGAACTGAAGCTGCCTCAAGGGCAGAGAACCTGCAGGCCCCCTTCATTTCTGACTGGCGCCAGATTCCTTGGAGGCAGCGGCCCTGGGGAATGTCCATTCCTAAGGAGATAGGGAAGATTTGAGGCAAGTTCAGAGGGGTGATTGCGCCCTCTGGTGGCCATTTCTGTGCTGCACCCAGGAGGCTGGtccaggctggggagaggaaggcCTGCGGGTGAATCCTGGCAGCAGCGAGCTGAGAGTCAGGGAAGATTCTAGGGTGAGCTCACAATCCATCCCTTTCTGTTTCCACCTAGAGCACATGCTGAGTCTCTCTGTTCTGACATCAAATGGACACCTAGATGACCCGCCACCTCTCACAGCTGACGGCACTTAGGTGAGAGTTGCAGCCAGGatggagtatgtgtgtgtgtttctagttTTGATACTAGATTTCAGTATAGATTTTGGGATACTGCCAGGAGCCTTGATGCCCACATGCCCAGTGTTTGGAGACAACCTGTTCACGGTCTCCACAAGTGTTTGGGGAGTTGTGGGTTCTGTCAGGCCCACAGTTCTTGTGGTGCTTTGCCCAGGCCGGCTGCCTCACCATCCCCACAAGTAAATCTGCCCTTCGAGGAGCAGAGGAGACACTTGCAGCCTCTCAGgcagagctggggcctggggcggtGGGAGAGTGGAACCGGCTGGCCCAGGCCAGTTTGGGGCAGCTCAgggcctctgggctggaaggtTGGAGCTCATGCAGACTTGGCTAATTTTGCAGCCCTGGTGGTGCTGGGAGGCtgctttttcccctccctccaggccaCAGCTGGGAGAGAAATATaggtttccttctcctttctgacCTGGGTATAGGGGTTCCTGCAGGGGGCTGGCATCCCCTATTATCTGCCTGcctgaaagaaagagagaggaggatcTCTGACCCACCTATCAGAAGCCCCACAAGGGCCCTGACCCAATCCGGCTTCTGGAAGGGCAGGCTGAAGTTATAGCGTGGCCCCATGAGCTTCCGTGGCCCATgcctggggagaaaagaaaacaggaaccATCCTTCCCCCAGGCTGGAGTCTTGGGGGAGGCCCCTGCTGAGTGGCTCTGAGACCGCTCTGGCAACATCTGGAGCAGGAGGCAGGACCCTGTCCAGGGCACCACATTTTGCATGTGGGAAGCACAATTTGCCTGTCTCAGAGCAGCAGAGTCTGCCCTTGGGTAGTTCCCAGCTAGAGCCTCCACATACACGGTCACTCGCTCACGCTCCCAGACCCGGTTCTTTTGGGGCTGAGGATTCAGAAGAAGAGGAGATGAAGCATGGGGGCTATGGTAGGAGCACGGTTGGGCTCCGCTTAAGTGAGTCTACGGGTCCATGGTGCTTGGTTCAATCTGCAGGGAAAGGCTCTGCTGCTGTCTATGGCGTCGGGGACAGAGCCACTAACCCAGGCCCCACAGGGGGAGCTAGGAGCTGGGAGGGATATACGGTGGTCGGGAAGGGTGCTCGTGGCTGGCTCCCAGCCCTCTCCTCCACACTGCTGGACATCCTCGACACTGCCCACAACGCAGCTCTGCAAGGCTGTGGAAGAGATGGGCCTCAGGTCAGATTACCTGGGGCGATCACCAGCTCTGCCATTTGGGTTATCCTGTGCAGGTGACCTACCTTGCAGAGTCTGTTtgctcatctgaaaatggggatgGCCAGAGTTACTCTGCAGGCTGTTACAAGGGTTTGTGGCAATGTGTGTAAAGTCTGGGAAACCTAGCGGGTCCTTGGTGGTCCTTTTTAGGTAAGGGACTTATGCTGAGGACAGCTAGCTGATGTGGCTTCGAGATTTTCTCTCTCCACCCAGAGATGGACCCTCCTGAATCAGGGCCCCTGCCCAGAGCACTGAACGGGGTTTGGAGGTAAATGTGGTTGAATCAGAGGCTCGTGAAGCTGGGAGGAGGACTGGGGTGCCTGCGGACCCTGGTGTTGCCTCCTTGTGCTTCTTTGTTGTTGGGGAGCAGTGTGTGCTAGACAAGTAGAGGGCATGAGACTTAGGACAACTTGACGTGAAGAAATGTAAATGTAAGGAAATGCTACCTGCTAAGGTTCTAAGCTACagctctccctttcccctctaatacattttatttaacaccCTAGGCTTCTAAATATTCTTGGGAAACTTCCATGACATCATACATTTTCACACTTGGATTCTTATTAGAAGCCAAGCTTCTCCTGTGTAAGCAGTTGATAAATCCATCCACGCCCTCCAGAACATTCCATCATCCTTTGTTCTCATAACCACCAGCAGCAAGGAGAAGTTGAGCTCATGACCTTGTTGACCCAGCTGGCTCTGAGTCTTAATGAGAAGGAAGGTGGGTCTCATTAAGCATTCAGAGAGAAACGCCACCCAAGGTAGAGGGGAAACCACACTGGGCGGAAAGGAGGTGGAGGGAGTTCCAGGCGTGGGAACGTGTAGGACAATGGAAAGGCCCTGAAGGCTTTCGTGAGGGAACAGAGCTGGGAAGGCTGAGTGAGGCGTGTTTCCTGAGCAGAAAGGACCGCATGGTTTTTCCAAGGGGACGTGACTTCCATCACGCCCAGCGGCCTGCCcaggtgtgtggctttatctgATGGGACCAGGGCTCAGCGAGCTCTCTCAGTGCCTGGGCTGATTAGGGGCATGGGGCCACCCCCAGCTACCCCTGGAGCTGAGACAGGCCAGCGAGGCCAGGAGGCTCTGTGTCCTCCATCTTCGGCTCACCTATTCTTTCTGGTAAAGTAGCCTTGGGTGTTCTCACTGGTCCctattatgggctgaatgtttgtccTCCCATGGGTTGAAACAATAACCCCCAGGTGATGGCGtttagaggtggggcctttggaaggtaattagatTTAAATTAGGGCAGCAGGTGGGCCTGTTGTGGTGGGGTTAGTcgtcttataagaagaggaagagggaaaggtcACGTACATTTATAGCGAGAAAGCAGCTGCGTGcaggccagggagagggctgtcaccaggaactgaacctgctggcaccttgaccgcgacttccagtctccagaatggtgagaaacaaatgtttgttgtttaagccccgCAGTCTGTGGTGTTTCGTTACAGCTGAGACAGTCCCCTTTCGTTCACTCAACACATTTGCTCAATGTCCACTGTGTGTGTCAGGTACAGTGCACGGCattggagagagagaagcaaggagAATGACAGGGAAACGGTCAACAGGGGTGGTGACCAAGGCTTTGAAGGGCAGCCCGGGGGGAGGCCAAGTGATGGTGAGAACACAGGAGGGGCTGCCTTAGTCCGGGGGCTCAGGGAAGGTCTCCTCGTGGACCCTTGTCCTGTGTGAAGAGAGGCATCCACACCACGATCCAGGGAAGAGAAATCCAGGAGAGAAACAATGGCTAACAACACCGAGGTCTGGAAGCTGGTGAGAACGTCCGTGGGTATTTGAGGCCCAGGAGTATGCTTCCACACGTGAGGCAGAGTGAACagattggggtggggtgggagatgaGGCTGCAGAGCTGGATGGGATCCTGATCCCAGAGAATGTCATCAGTCTGTGTGACAATCTAGAATTTAATGAGTGCAATTCGAAGACCCAGAAAAATTTTCTACAGGGGAGGGTCAGGATGTGATATATATGCTTTTTAGGCTGTACTGcacgggatcctagttccccaactagggatcaaacccgggctccGTCAGTgtaagcgccaagtcctaaccactggaccgccacggaactccattttttttaaaaagctctctcAGGCTGCTGTGTGGGGTAGAGGCTGGGGCGGGTGCCAGGATGATGGTGGCACGAGCAGGATGGTAGCAGTGGGAGGTGACAGGAAGTGGCCTGGCCTGAGGTGTATCTTTGAGGTAAGACGTACACGACTTGCTAACAGTGTCACGCGTGGGCAAGACAGAGTTGTTTTCCACATGAGAGGCGGGAGTAACTGGGTAGATGTGGGAAGATgaggagaaaggcaggaaggggaggagtGGGCAGACCCAGGGCGCCCTCAGGAGCTGCGTGGTTCAGGTGCTTGTTTGCTGGCCCTCAGTGACGTACAGCTGGAACTGGAaacccagggctgggggagatcctgtgcagggaggggaagggttaTATGCAGTTAGAGATGAACCCAGGGGGTCCTCAATGTTCAGAGAAGGACCAGTTCAGGAAGGAGGAGGGCAATCAGGAGAGGTCAGTGGCACGGAAGCTTAGAGGAAGCTGTAAAAAGGCCAAGGACAACCACCTCAAACACTACTGGGAGATCCaatgaaaggaaaacaggagGCCACTGGATTTGGCAAGAAGAAGCAAGACGTGGCAAGAAAAGAGCGGCCTCCACAAGGAACAGGCTGAAAGACCAAGTGGGGAGGGCTAAACAGAAAAGGAGCAGAACAGAGGCAGCAGCTAGATGGGGGTCAAGACTGAGGGAcagcctgttttatttttaggatGGGTGAGAGCCTGCTGCAGGCCAATGGGGAGAAGGCAAGAGATAGTTGCAGGAATGCACGAGAAGCCAGGGGACCCAGAACACGAGGGGCACGAGTCAGGGGAAGGAGGACAAACGCCTCCACTTTGAGGGGAGGGGCGCGATCACAGGTGCAGCTGGCGCTGGAGGACCTGCTGGTGACAGACAAGCCCGACTGCCCAACTTTCACAGGGAAGTGTGAGAGGGAGGCAGTGGCTGGGAAGGGAAAGCGGAAGGGGAGAAGCCGCTGCAGCGCGGACTGCACGTAAGGTGTGGGGAGAGGCTCGGAGTGAAACAGCCGCCGTGTGGTGCCCTGTGGTGACTGCTCTCAGAACTGCTCAGGCTGGGGCGCAGCTGCGCCACCGCCTGGCTCGCATTAAAGACCTGCTAGCTTCCTGCGGACTGGGAGGTCCTGCTATCCCAGCAGGGTCTGGAGCCACTCCCAGAGGACCAGGATGTTTTTATATACTTCATACATCTCAACAATACAGACCAAGTTTAAAGGGATGAATGATTTCTTGATTCAGGAGCCAATGAAAAGAGGACCCATGATTTAGACAAGAATTTATTTTCAGGAATACACGTTTACTAcagattaaaatttaatataatttaattcacATACAAAGACAATTCTGGAGAACTGACGACCTGGATACAATGTGGCCTGGGGTTAGGTGGAGTAATTGAGGGCGTGACACACTCAGGCCTGAGCAGACACCAGCTTGCTCATACCAAAGAAGTAGGATTTCTCTCTTTCGCTCATCACTTCGAAATGCAGCGGCCTCCTGCAGAAGTTGCACTCGGCTGAGGAATGTGGCTTGAGCTCCAGCCCAACTCGCTTCCACGTGGCCAGCAGATTCTCTGTGAGGAgcaacagcttttaaaaattaaaggcagTACATACCCAAGACAAATGGAAGCACATGCCCCcaacaaaaacttgcacacaaatgttcacagcagcattattttcgtaatagtcaaaaagtggaaataacccaaacatCCGTCAattgatggataaacaaaatgtggtagatCTGTGCCAAGGAAGATTAtttggtaagaaaaagaaatgaagtgctgattcatgctacaacatggctgAACCTTGAAAGCACTGTGCTGCGAAAGAAGCCAGGCATAAAGGGCCATATATTGTACTAGTCCACTTACATAAAATGTAATGTATAGGCAGAAAGTGGATCAGGGCTGATGGCTGAcgggggctggggatggggaggggctgCTAAGGGGTGTGCAGTTTCtctttgaggtgatgaaaatgttctggaatcagAGTGGTGACAGTTGCACCACATTacctaaaaaccactgaatttcaTACGTTGAAAGGGTGGAATTTGCGGTATGTGAATTCCATCTTAATAggctgttataaaaaaaaaaaaagagagaaacaaaacccGACTCTGGCTTTCCTTTACATGCCTTCAGGAAAGAAGTTGCTCCCACATGGCTCCACTGTGTCGGGCTGAGCACTCCTAGCAGAGCAGCCCTAAAGGCTCCAGGCAGGGGAAACACCTCGGACAGGGGTGGCGGCTGAGGGGAGCAGAACGCACCTTTGAGGCAGAGGCAACCAGGAGCAGCCCGTTGGTCTCTGCCTTTAGGTGGatgcgggggtgtgtgtgtgaaggacTGGCTTCTACAGAACTATGAGAATATAAAATGCTGAACAATGACTCTCATCAGAAGGGGTTTGTGTGGAGTTGGttcagagaacagagagaagTACAGAGCTGAGCTCTGGAGGCCTGGGCAGACTTAGGCCTTCAGAGGCATCTCTCCTGCAACAGCCGTGACCCGGCATCCTTGAGTCACACAGACAGGGGCATGGGAACAGTGAGTGGATTAGCAGCCTCCCTCAGCACTTCCCAAATGACTGCACCCTCCCGAAGTGAACGCAAACGACTAAGTGTCTTTTACAGTTTTATACCATCTGAGAACATTCTGAATTACTTgcaaaaagaagagacaaatctgAATGACTCTGAATGGCTTCAATTATAGACACTGAAAAGACAGCTTCATGCCACTCTCCCATGAGGTGCTGGCGGCTCCCTGGCTACTCACCCACGAAGTAGTTCATCATCTGTGGTGTGTGGTGGGGCGTGGGGGCGATGCGCAGCAGCTCCTCCCCCCGGCGCACCGTGGGGTAATTGATCGCTTGGACATAGATGTTATGTCTGCTCATTAGCTCATTACAGACCTCCGTGTTTTTAGCAGCATCTGCAACCTAAGTTTGATGATAACAGAAGGTAAGATCAGAACCGGATGGACCACCTCTTAGCAGACTAGTGACACGCGTGCCCACGTGGCTCAGGCTGGAGCCGCGTATGCAAGCCTGGCACAGAGGTAAAGCGCTGCCCAGACACCTGCGACTTAAAGGGTCCAGTGTTGTTCACTACAGACCAGAGAACTGAAACCATATTAGAAGTAAATTTCACACTGATCTCCCACCCAGACTCCGAATGGGGGAAACGGGAGCTTCTGTGACCCCAGTATGACGGTAGTTGGACGTGTGCATCCTGGGGATAAGGCAGCTTTTATACCAGCTCCACTACTCAGATGAATTCAACTGTGACACCAACAGGGCTACCCTTTGTAGCAGGCAAAGAAAGAcccatttcaaaattaaatgaataGAAAGCCATACTTCAAAGCTAGCCAAGCTCAGGCTTCCGGAGCTTTCCAGATACAAGCTCTGTGTTTACCCTGTCAAGGCTAGTGCTCTGGAGGAGGAACCTCTGCTCCAGCCTGCTGGGTTCAAAGGCTTCATTCTCATTGTGAAGTCAACCAAAGGCAGAAACACGGCAGAGGGCCACTGGCTAGAGTCCCTCGCCCTGGCAGTCACCCCACCGCAGCCCAACTTCAGGAAGGCATGAACCAGGACATCTCCTGTTGAGTGCGGAGCCCCGGCCCCCAGCGAGTCCAATCACAGGCCGCTCATTACCCGGACGGGGATGATGTGACTGGGGCAGTGGACGACTGGGAGGCTGGCGTCCATCAGCATCTGCCTCATGAGCTTGACGTTGCGCTGGTGTTGGCGCCGAAGCACCCGGCCCTCGGTGCTCTTCAGGATCCGCACAGACTCCAACGCTCCAGCCAGCAGCATGGGCGGCAGGGAGGTGGTGAAGATGAAGCCCGCCGCATAGGACCGGATGGTGTCGATCAGGGAACTCGTACTAGCGATGTACCCTCCAACACAGCCAAAGGCTTTGCCTGGGAGGAGACAGGCTCATTTATTACAGCAACTGCCCTAAGTGTGCACAGCCAGGTGCTGCAGAGCCTCAGAGCACTCACTCTTCTCTTCCTCATCTTTGTTTGCCCTAAGACTTAAATCAAGCCCATTTCCAAACGGGAAAAAGCTGAGAACGTTATGAAAGGGTCTTGACCAAAGTCACAAGACCAAGCTGGTGTCCGACCAGGATCAAAGCACAGGTCTCCAGACCAGGCCTGGCACCGGCGACTGATCACAGCGTGCCTGAACCCCACGTGCCACCTCCCTTCCCACCCAGGCTGGCTGCATTCCCCCTCGCGCTGCATTGCGCCTGCTCCAGGACAGGGTCTGAGCGGGGGGCTCACTGTTAGAATTACCCCTGAGGCCGGAATGTCACCCAGCTAAGACATTAACTGTTTTGGCAGGGCTGGTATTAATTTCTACTTAAGTAACCACAAAACTCTGACAAGGAGTGTTTGCTGGATAAATATGGAAACTCAGACCCTGTTAGGGTTGATTTAGGGCCGGCCTCATTTTTCAATTCTTGTTAAGTCCCCTTGTATAATCGGTATCTCGGGTTTCAGGATTAATGACTCCAGAAGAGTCCTCCTTGATCTTAACATTATGTTCTGTAATTAACAGTCTTGCCTGAGCCCCACGCACTGCTGGGTTGGTATAGTCTCTGACAGTGGAAAATCTCTCTCTCCA
This genomic interval from Lagenorhynchus albirostris chromosome 10, mLagAlb1.1, whole genome shotgun sequence contains the following:
- the LOC132526947 gene encoding toll-like receptor 9 isoform X2, whose product is MRGSHPPTNPPGRNSRTHPSHRPLGSWCTGSNTRAPTHARPHAGPVLGYKQGTRKRANKAINSVLGPPETRRPLRARAAPSPRPLRVSPVRGGALWGRVCGTAREAARGWAAATTSSYFFSFYESKRAEPGRGQAEGSDGAGGAGHRVMAHQTGIHATEELKEFFAKARAGSVRLIKVVIEDEQLVLGASRELVGCWDQDYDGAVLPLLDAQQPCYLLYRLDTQNAQGFEWLFLAWSPDNSPVRLKMLYAATRATVKKEFGGGHIKDELFGTVKDDLSFAGYQKHLSSCAAPAPLTSAERELQQIRINEVKTEISVESKHQTLQGLAFPLQPQAQRALQQLRQKTVNYIQLKLDLERETIELVHTEPTDVAQLPSRVPRDAARYHFFLYKHTHEGDPLESVVFIYSMPGYKCSIKERMLYSSCKSRLLDSVEQDFQLEIAKKGPCRARHPLSLLVQAVALAAALAQGTLPAFLPCELQPHGLVNCNWLFLKSVPHFSAAAPRANVTSLSLLSNRIHHLHDSDFAHLSSLRILNLKWNCPPTGLSPMHFPCHMTIEPNTFLAVPTLEELHLSYNGITTVPALPRSLVSLSLSHTNILVLDPTHFAGLHALRFLYMDGNCYYKNPCHRTLEVAPGALLGLGNLTHLSLKYNNLTEVPRLLPPSLETLLLSYNHIVTLAPEDLANLTALRVLDVGGNCRRCDHARNPCMECPKHFPKLHPDTFSHLSRLEGLVLKDSSLYRLDNRWFRGLGRLQVLDLSENFLYDCITKTTAFRGLARLRSLNLSFNYHKKVSFAHLHLAPSFRDLLSLKELDMHGIFFRSLSETTLQPLTHLPMLQILRLQMNFINQAQLSIFGAFPGLLYVDLSDNRISGAARPAATLGEADSGPKIWLPSRDLAPGPLDTLSLEDFMLSCKNSSFTLDLSRNNLVTIQPEMFARLSRLQCLRLSHNSISQAVNGSQFVPLTSLRVLDLSHNKLDLYHGSSFTELPRLEALDLSYNSQPFSMQGVGHNLSFVAQLRSLRYLSLAHNDIRSRVSQQLCSASLQALDFSGNALSQMWAEGDLYLRFFQGLRSLVLLDLSQNRLHTLLPCTLDNLPKSLKLLHLRDNNLGFFNWSSLDLLPQLETLDLAGNQLKALSNGSLPSGTRIRKLDLSGNSIGFVTPGFFVLAKRLEELNLSANALKTVEPSWFGSVAGTLKILDVSTNPLHCACGAAFVDFLLEVQAAVPGLPSRVKCGSPRQLQGRSIFAQDLRLCLDEALSWDCFGLSLMVVALGLAVPMLHHLCGWDLWYCFHLCLAWLPRWGQRRGADALFYDAFVVFDKAQSAVADWVYNELRVQLEERRGRRALRLCLEERDWLPGKTLFENLWASVYSSRKTLFVLAHTDRVSGLLRASFLLAQQRLLEDRKDVVVLVILRPEAYRSRYVRLRQRLCRQSVLLWPHQPSGQGSFWAQLGTALTRDNRHFYNRNFCRGPTTAE
- the LOC132526947 gene encoding toll-like receptor 9 isoform X3, with the translated sequence MRSILPCSCCLVCQPDPLEKPPFPVMGPCRARHPLSLLVQAVALAAALAQGTLPAFLPCELQPHGLVNCNWLFLKSVPHFSAAAPRANVTSLSLLSNRIHHLHDSDFAHLSSLRILNLKWNCPPTGLSPMHFPCHMTIEPNTFLAVPTLEELHLSYNGITTVPALPRSLVSLSLSHTNILVLDPTHFAGLHALRFLYMDGNCYYKNPCHRTLEVAPGALLGLGNLTHLSLKYNNLTEVPRLLPPSLETLLLSYNHIVTLAPEDLANLTALRVLDVGGNCRRCDHARNPCMECPKHFPKLHPDTFSHLSRLEGLVLKDSSLYRLDNRWFRGLGRLQVLDLSENFLYDCITKTTAFRGLARLRSLNLSFNYHKKVSFAHLHLAPSFRDLLSLKELDMHGIFFRSLSETTLQPLTHLPMLQILRLQMNFINQAQLSIFGAFPGLLYVDLSDNRISGAARPAATLGEADSGPKIWLPSRDLAPGPLDTLSLEDFMLSCKNSSFTLDLSRNNLVTIQPEMFARLSRLQCLRLSHNSISQAVNGSQFVPLTSLRVLDLSHNKLDLYHGSSFTELPRLEALDLSYNSQPFSMQGVGHNLSFVAQLRSLRYLSLAHNDIRSRVSQQLCSASLQALDFSGNALSQMWAEGDLYLRFFQGLRSLVLLDLSQNRLHTLLPCTLDNLPKSLKLLHLRDNNLGFFNWSSLDLLPQLETLDLAGNQLKALSNGSLPSGTRIRKLDLSGNSIGFVTPGFFVLAKRLEELNLSANALKTVEPSWFGSVAGTLKILDVSTNPLHCACGAAFVDFLLEVQAAVPGLPSRVKCGSPRQLQGRSIFAQDLRLCLDEALSWDCFGLSLMVVALGLAVPMLHHLCGWDLWYCFHLCLAWLPRWGQRRGADALFYDAFVVFDKAQSAVADWVYNELRVQLEERRGRRALRLCLEERDWLPGKTLFENLWASVYSSRKTLFVLAHTDRVSGLLRASFLLAQQRLLEDRKDVVVLVILRPEAYRSRYVRLRQRLCRQSVLLWPHQPSGQGSFWAQLGTALTRDNRHFYNRNFCRGPTTAE